From one Pedobacter faecalis genomic stretch:
- a CDS encoding PD-(D/E)XK nuclease family transposase — protein sequence MKTEAECKGELDKWLFNLKHLEEMDHLPPHLRKTIFEKLYKVAEYAKLTKEEQKMYDQDLKRKWDNAAVLAQAEETGEARGEARGIAKGEKKGRLEVAKSLKKESVSIDIIAKATGFSVEEIEKL from the coding sequence ATAAAGACCGAAGCCGAATGTAAAGGAGAGCTCGACAAATGGTTATTCAATCTCAAACACCTGGAGGAAATGGATCATCTCCCGCCCCACTTGAGAAAAACCATCTTTGAAAAGCTCTATAAGGTGGCCGAATACGCTAAGCTAACTAAGGAGGAACAGAAAATGTACGATCAGGACTTAAAACGCAAATGGGACAATGCCGCTGTACTCGCTCAGGCTGAAGAAACCGGCGAAGCGCGGGGCGAAGCCAGAGGTATCGCAAAAGGCGAGAAGAAGGGAAGACTTGAAGTAGCTAAATCCCTGAAGAAGGAATCGGTCTCCATTGACATCATTGCTAAAGCGACAGGCTTTTCAGTCGAAGAGATCGAAAAGTTATAG
- a CDS encoding Rpn family recombination-promoting nuclease/putative transposase, whose product MEKHTKYINPFVDFAFKRIFGTEPNKDLLIEFLNAIFNGRKTIVDLMYSKTEYLGDNTEEAKTLFDLLCTGENGEKFLIEVQHSSPVNFKKRSIYYTSRLISEQAPKGEMRQWKYNISEVYFIAIIDAAEPKSTPDKILNDSRYLHDICLCYRETGEIFYEHLGYTYIDFSNFVKTEAECNGELDKWLFNLKHLEEMDHLPPHLRKTIFEKLYKVAEYAKLTKEEQKMYDQDLKRKWDNAAVLAQAEETGEARGEARGIAKGKLEGKREEKLELARVFKKKGIALDLIAEGTGLSIQEIEKL is encoded by the coding sequence ACCAAATACATTAATCCATTCGTCGACTTTGCTTTCAAACGTATCTTCGGAACTGAGCCCAACAAAGACCTGCTGATTGAGTTCCTTAACGCAATCTTCAACGGCCGTAAGACCATCGTAGATCTGATGTACAGTAAAACGGAATACCTTGGCGACAACACCGAGGAAGCTAAGACACTCTTCGACCTGCTTTGCACCGGCGAGAATGGCGAAAAATTCCTGATCGAAGTGCAGCACAGCAGTCCGGTTAACTTTAAAAAACGAAGTATATATTATACCTCGAGGCTGATCAGCGAACAGGCACCTAAAGGCGAAATGCGTCAATGGAAATATAACATCAGCGAAGTCTATTTCATCGCTATCATAGATGCGGCAGAACCGAAAAGCACTCCCGACAAGATTTTGAACGACTCCCGCTATCTGCATGATATTTGCTTGTGTTACAGGGAAACCGGCGAAATATTTTACGAACACCTTGGGTATACTTATATTGATTTCAGTAATTTTGTAAAGACCGAAGCCGAATGTAACGGAGAGCTCGACAAATGGTTATTCAATCTCAAACACCTGGAGGAAATGGATCATCTCCCGCCCCACCTGAGGAAAACCATCTTTGAAAAGCTCTATAAGGTGGCCGAATACGCTAAGCTAACTAAGGAGGAACAGAAAATGTACGATCAGGACTTAAAACGCAAATGGGACAATGCCGCTGTACTAGCTCAGGCTGAAGAAACCGGCGAAGCGCGAGGCGAAGCAAGAGGTATCGCAAAGGGAAAGTTAGAGGGAAAGCGTGAGGAGAAACTTGAACTGGCCAGAGTATTCAAGAAAAAAGGTATTGCGCTGGATTTGATCGCTGAAGGGACCGGCCTTTCAATTCAGGAGATCGAAAAGTTATAG
- a CDS encoding TlpA family protein disulfide reductase produces MNVLQAQQTFKIRGNVNRISGSKTIQMGRLSAPIQEDGSFELAGEVTEPKLEALHLDSSSLSLLWLEPGDYLLSCREEKHQGHTSTQLKIVVKNGPADASVFGRFNETAGKNFLIDASIKGPEAQRKIAEAYADSLFKNYPNAKFLPAVVFSSRSFVGLDATKKYIALLSPELQKDRLIQNIQSDIKRAERLAIGATFDDFALKTTDGKDFKLSSLKGKKIIVLDFWAKWCAPCRAGHPKLVELYKKYADKGLEIVSVSLDNNTEDWLSAIKEDQIGSWINVSDLKAWQTEPVKNNYINYIPFSLMLDGDRKILGVYNFSKPTEKDILDNL; encoded by the coding sequence ATGAACGTGTTACAAGCACAGCAAACCTTCAAAATAAGAGGTAATGTCAACCGTATATCGGGTAGCAAGACGATCCAAATGGGGAGATTAAGTGCTCCGATACAAGAGGACGGATCTTTCGAACTGGCCGGTGAGGTAACGGAGCCGAAACTAGAAGCGTTACACCTCGACAGCTCAAGTTTAAGCTTGTTATGGCTCGAGCCAGGCGATTATCTTCTTAGCTGCCGGGAAGAAAAACACCAAGGGCATACGTCCACTCAATTGAAGATCGTAGTGAAGAACGGTCCGGCTGATGCCAGTGTTTTTGGTCGCTTTAACGAAACGGCCGGTAAAAACTTTCTCATCGACGCATCAATTAAAGGGCCTGAGGCCCAGCGGAAAATAGCAGAGGCCTACGCTGACAGCCTGTTTAAAAACTATCCCAATGCCAAATTCCTTCCCGCAGTTGTTTTTAGCTCCCGCAGTTTTGTTGGTTTGGACGCTACCAAAAAATATATTGCTCTCCTGAGTCCTGAACTGCAAAAAGACCGGCTTATTCAGAATATACAAAGTGATATCAAACGGGCAGAGCGCCTGGCAATCGGTGCGACCTTTGATGACTTTGCACTTAAGACAACAGACGGCAAGGATTTTAAACTTTCCTCTTTAAAGGGCAAAAAGATTATTGTTTTGGATTTCTGGGCGAAATGGTGCGCACCGTGCCGTGCCGGCCACCCTAAACTGGTTGAACTTTACAAAAAATATGCAGACAAAGGCCTGGAGATTGTGAGCGTATCTTTGGATAATAACACTGAAGACTGGCTTAGCGCCATTAAAGAAGATCAGATAGGGAGCTGGATCAATGTTTCTGACTTAAAAGCTTGGCAGACTGAGCCGGTAAAAAATAATTATATCAATTATATTCCATTTTCGCTTATGTTGGACGGAGATCGCAAGATATTGGGTGTTTACAACTTTAGTAAACCCACGGAAAAAGATATTTTAGACAATTTATAA
- a CDS encoding CusA/CzcA family heavy metal efflux RND transporter: MLNRIIEFSIKNKLIIGLFTVALVIYGSFELTKLPIDAVPDITNNQVQIITTAPSYGATDIERLVTFPVEQANSNIAGIKEIRSYSRFGLSLVTLVFNDDIDVYWARQQVAERLLIVQEQIPQGIGKPEMGPISTGLGEIYQYAVKAKKGYEKRYDITELRTIQDWIIRRQLLGVRGVAEVSSFGGKLKQYQVTIDPNKLVAHKVTISDIFDALERNNQNTGGAYIEKQSTVLYIRSEGLIGSKEDIENVVVRSNEGATPLLIRDVANVETGFATRYGALTFNNEGEVSGAIVMMLKGANSNVVIEDIKARIKQIEQTLPEGVEIVPFLDRTSMVNNAIKTVETNLLEGALIVVFVLVLFLGNLRAGFIVASVIPLSMLFAIIMMNIFGVSGNLMSLGALDFGLIVDGAVIIVEAVMHQLSRNKSPGGLYVLKQEEMDKQVKSASSKMMNSAVFGQIIILIVYLPIFTLQGIEGKMFKPMAQTVAFALLGAFILSLTYIPMISSLFLSKKIKAESNLSDRLIGKVETGYSRLLKGVLGIPKTVIATVLALFVAALFVLSNLGGEFIPSIEEGDYAVETRVLPGSNLNTTIENVQMVAGILKERFPEVNSIVTKIGSSEVPTEPLPMDMGDMIINLKPKDEWTSARSFDELSEKMGEAASEVPGVTTSFQFPVQMRFNELMTGARQDVVIKLFGEDFDTLAHYSKKLGNLVRKVEGATELYVEQISGTPQIVIAYNRAAIAQYGLNISEINRNVNTAFAGQSTGLVFEGEKRFDLVVRLQNDKRRSLQDVQDLLIPTPAGQQIPLNQLASVSLVNSPSQIQREDTRRRILVGFNVDGRDVESIVKELQEKISSEIKLPAGYSITYGGSFENLNEAKSRLMIAVPVSLVLIFLLLYFAFGSIKQGLLIYSAIPLSAIGGIFLLALRGLPFSISAGVGFIALFGIAVLNGIVLVAEFNNVKKSGETDMKKVVLTGTKTRLRPVLMTAFVASLGFLPMAISNGAGAAVQRPLATVVIGGLMIATLLTLFVLPILYVAFEKGLKKRVKAPKIAMIIVILFAGPAANAQQPITLQEALDSLYKNNISLKSSTLNAGYRRQLTETATTISPISISGEYGKFNGDLTDNRLSLSQSFSLPGVYSRQKDRLIEEWKSALLEKDLNKAGLTRITTQVFYDLIIVEALQKLYLGADSSYGRLRDLAELRFKGGESSVLEKASAENQLLGIRTKLAQIQMEHNELRQQLASLLNTDASLRPVAQTLTARPELTDTLSWSAHPVLQWQRQEERVAEAATKAEQAKRLPEFTIGYNSTTLRDGISHQSADRFQSFQFGLSIPLLGGSQKQKVQAARILEQYRKSETENAGKQLSAGLKSAYARYQQQLALIKNFETTGLKTAGEITAALDKQLQHGEINYIEWTMLNNQTVAIRESYFNTLRELNKTITELNYLLAQ, from the coding sequence ATGTTAAATAGAATCATTGAGTTTTCTATCAAGAATAAACTCATTATCGGGCTGTTTACTGTGGCCCTTGTTATTTATGGCAGTTTTGAGCTAACCAAACTGCCTATTGATGCTGTGCCCGACATCACCAACAATCAGGTACAGATCATCACCACAGCACCTTCTTATGGTGCTACCGACATAGAACGCCTGGTCACTTTTCCGGTGGAACAGGCCAATAGTAATATTGCTGGGATCAAAGAGATCCGGAGCTACAGCCGGTTTGGCCTGTCGCTGGTCACACTGGTTTTTAACGACGATATTGACGTATACTGGGCCCGCCAGCAGGTGGCAGAGCGCCTCCTTATTGTACAGGAACAAATTCCTCAGGGTATCGGTAAACCGGAGATGGGTCCAATTTCCACGGGACTTGGGGAGATCTATCAATATGCGGTAAAAGCGAAAAAAGGCTATGAAAAGCGGTACGACATTACGGAGCTGCGCACCATCCAGGACTGGATTATCCGCAGGCAACTGCTTGGCGTCAGGGGGGTAGCGGAAGTGAGCAGTTTCGGGGGCAAGCTTAAACAGTACCAGGTAACCATTGATCCGAACAAACTGGTGGCGCATAAAGTAACCATCAGCGATATTTTTGATGCGCTTGAACGCAACAACCAGAACACGGGCGGGGCTTATATTGAAAAGCAGTCGACCGTCCTTTATATCCGCAGCGAGGGTCTTATCGGAAGCAAAGAGGATATTGAAAACGTCGTCGTCCGCAGCAACGAGGGCGCTACGCCCCTGCTTATCCGGGATGTGGCCAATGTTGAAACCGGCTTTGCTACGAGGTACGGGGCTTTAACATTTAATAACGAGGGCGAGGTGTCCGGCGCCATTGTGATGATGCTGAAGGGGGCAAACAGCAATGTGGTCATCGAAGACATCAAAGCAAGAATTAAGCAGATAGAGCAGACCTTACCGGAGGGGGTCGAGATCGTACCTTTCCTCGACCGCACGAGTATGGTTAATAATGCCATTAAAACAGTAGAAACGAACCTGCTGGAGGGCGCCCTGATTGTGGTGTTTGTGCTGGTCCTTTTCCTGGGCAATCTCCGCGCGGGCTTCATTGTGGCGTCGGTGATCCCGCTGTCTATGTTATTTGCGATCATCATGATGAATATTTTCGGGGTGAGCGGCAACCTGATGAGCCTGGGGGCGCTCGACTTTGGATTGATCGTGGATGGTGCGGTGATCATCGTAGAAGCGGTCATGCACCAGTTGAGCCGCAACAAGAGTCCCGGCGGCTTATATGTGCTGAAGCAGGAAGAAATGGATAAACAGGTGAAAAGTGCGTCTTCTAAAATGATGAACAGCGCGGTCTTCGGTCAGATCATCATCCTCATCGTTTATCTTCCCATCTTTACTTTACAAGGCATTGAGGGCAAAATGTTCAAGCCGATGGCGCAAACGGTTGCTTTTGCGCTACTCGGGGCTTTCATTCTTTCGCTCACCTATATCCCTATGATATCCAGTTTGTTCCTAAGCAAGAAGATCAAAGCAGAATCAAACTTGTCAGACCGGCTGATCGGCAAAGTTGAAACCGGCTATTCCAGACTGCTAAAAGGTGTGCTGGGCATTCCTAAGACGGTGATCGCAACGGTATTGGCGCTTTTTGTTGCGGCGCTTTTTGTGCTTTCCAACCTGGGCGGCGAGTTTATACCATCCATAGAGGAGGGCGATTATGCTGTGGAGACGCGCGTACTGCCGGGCAGTAATCTGAACACGACGATCGAAAATGTGCAGATGGTCGCGGGCATACTGAAAGAACGCTTCCCGGAAGTGAACAGCATCGTCACGAAAATCGGGAGCAGTGAAGTGCCCACCGAGCCTTTGCCTATGGATATGGGCGATATGATCATTAACCTTAAGCCTAAAGATGAGTGGACATCAGCGCGCAGTTTCGATGAGCTGTCTGAAAAGATGGGCGAGGCGGCAAGCGAGGTGCCGGGTGTTACGACCAGCTTCCAGTTCCCGGTTCAGATGCGCTTTAATGAACTTATGACGGGGGCGAGACAGGATGTGGTGATCAAACTGTTCGGTGAAGATTTTGATACGCTGGCGCATTACTCCAAAAAGCTGGGCAACCTGGTCAGAAAGGTGGAGGGTGCTACGGAACTTTATGTCGAGCAGATCTCGGGAACACCTCAGATTGTGATCGCGTATAACCGGGCGGCCATTGCGCAGTACGGGCTTAACATTTCTGAGATCAACAGAAACGTAAATACCGCTTTCGCCGGACAAAGTACGGGTCTGGTCTTTGAAGGGGAAAAGCGGTTCGATCTGGTCGTCCGGCTTCAGAATGACAAAAGACGGAGCCTGCAGGATGTGCAGGACTTGCTGATTCCAACACCTGCCGGACAGCAGATCCCGCTGAACCAGCTGGCCAGCGTCTCCCTGGTGAACAGTCCGAGTCAGATCCAGCGCGAAGATACCAGACGCAGGATTCTTGTGGGCTTTAATGTCGACGGCCGCGATGTGGAAAGCATTGTGAAAGAGCTGCAGGAAAAGATCAGCAGTGAAATAAAATTGCCCGCGGGCTACAGCATTACGTACGGTGGCTCCTTCGAAAACCTGAATGAAGCTAAATCCAGGCTAATGATTGCGGTTCCTGTTTCCCTGGTCCTCATTTTCCTGCTGCTGTATTTTGCTTTCGGTTCTATTAAACAGGGGCTGCTGATCTATAGCGCCATTCCTTTGTCTGCCATTGGCGGAATATTTCTGCTTGCGCTGCGGGGATTGCCTTTTAGCATCAGTGCTGGTGTAGGTTTTATCGCTTTATTCGGTATTGCCGTACTGAACGGCATCGTGCTGGTCGCGGAGTTTAACAATGTCAAAAAATCGGGAGAAACGGATATGAAAAAGGTTGTACTTACAGGAACTAAAACCCGGCTCAGACCGGTATTGATGACCGCATTCGTGGCTTCCCTGGGCTTCCTGCCCATGGCGATCAGCAACGGTGCGGGTGCCGCTGTGCAGCGTCCGCTGGCTACGGTGGTTATTGGGGGACTAATGATCGCTACGCTGCTGACACTATTTGTGCTTCCTATCCTTTATGTCGCCTTCGAAAAGGGGCTGAAGAAAAGAGTTAAGGCGCCAAAGATCGCAATGATCATCGTCATCCTGTTTGCAGGCCCGGCAGCCAATGCGCAGCAGCCCATTACGCTTCAGGAGGCGCTCGACAGTTTATACAAGAACAACATCAGTCTGAAAAGCAGTACGCTGAACGCCGGCTACCGCAGGCAGCTCACGGAAACCGCGACTACAATTTCCCCGATCAGCATCAGCGGGGAATATGGTAAGTTCAACGGCGACTTAACGGACAACAGGTTGAGCCTTAGCCAGAGCTTTAGTCTGCCAGGGGTTTACTCGCGACAAAAAGACAGGCTCATAGAAGAATGGAAGTCCGCATTGCTCGAGAAAGACTTGAACAAGGCCGGGCTTACCCGGATCACCACACAGGTGTTTTACGACCTGATCATCGTTGAGGCCCTGCAAAAGTTGTATCTCGGGGCCGACTCTTCGTATGGGCGACTTCGTGACCTGGCGGAACTCCGGTTTAAGGGCGGGGAAAGCAGTGTTCTGGAAAAGGCCAGTGCGGAGAATCAGTTGCTCGGGATAAGAACCAAACTTGCGCAGATTCAGATGGAGCACAACGAGCTCCGGCAACAACTTGCTTCCCTGCTCAATACCGATGCTTCGCTACGTCCGGTGGCACAGACACTTACCGCACGCCCCGAATTAACGGACACCCTGTCCTGGAGCGCTCATCCGGTGCTTCAATGGCAAAGACAGGAAGAACGTGTGGCCGAGGCAGCAACAAAAGCCGAACAGGCAAAGCGCTTGCCGGAGTTTACCATAGGCTATAACAGCACTACGCTGCGCGACGGCATCAGCCATCAGTCGGCCGACCGCTTCCAGTCGTTCCAGTTCGGATTAAGCATCCCACTGCTGGGTGGTTCGCAAAAGCAGAAAGTGCAGGCCGCAAGGATTCTTGAACAGTACCGGAAATCGGAAACCGAAAACGCGGGAAAACAGCTCAGCGCCGGACTGAAGTCGGCCTATGCCCGATACCAGCAACAGCTTGCGCTGATTAAAAACTTTGAGACCACGGGGCTAAAGACCGCGGGGGAAATCACCGCTGCATTAGACAAGCAACTGCAGCATGGTGAAATTAATTATATCGAGTGGACTATGCTGAATAATCAGACGGTAGCAATCCGGGAAAGCTACTTCAATACCTTACGCGAACTGAATAAAACCATTACTGAACTTAATTACCTATTAGCACAATAA
- a CDS encoding S41 family peptidase: MKLSALLFIVLFFGTAFGVNAQYLDQISKQLHQPSDLKKDIYLVQTTLEREHPNLYLYISKKALNHKFDSLRRTIDTPITSITLYIKLQQVISSIGDGHLRLEIDYSKLTPQDIAYLKQPTLQHPIYQFRYWVTGKRLFITKNLSPDSSITSGTEIMSINNMPAAKLIDSLNGYITADGYNTTYKRISMNNGVFAERYRFLFPQKAPLNMLIKSSGKSRTIKLEPRLEKGYDSVGGTPPPNAEYRLLTADSNIAYFKVRTFMNGDNYPGYEGIFHDIERRKLKTLILDLRGNLGGELIWAARIFSHLLDSPRYFCRLPEEIKQQKMLYGNERIRSWLIKLSKLDYQKVQPYTFTFKGKIYVLIDGGSFSASSILAANLKSLKNVTLVGEETGGSKNIITAGVNNTLTLPTTQLLLRYGNVPSFFGDLSSIDGRGVMPDVTITYQIEDHLAGKDLELDWVLEDIKRTAALNRL; the protein is encoded by the coding sequence ATGAAACTTTCAGCGCTCTTATTTATCGTATTGTTCTTTGGTACAGCATTCGGTGTGAATGCGCAGTATCTGGATCAGATCTCTAAGCAGTTGCATCAGCCATCCGATCTCAAGAAGGATATTTATCTTGTACAAACTACTTTGGAAAGGGAACATCCTAACCTATATCTGTACATCAGTAAAAAAGCGCTCAACCACAAATTCGACAGTTTAAGAAGAACCATAGACACACCGATCACTTCCATCACGCTGTATATAAAATTACAGCAGGTGATCAGCAGTATAGGCGACGGCCACCTCAGGCTGGAAATAGATTATTCAAAACTAACGCCGCAAGACATTGCCTATCTGAAACAACCAACGTTGCAACACCCGATTTACCAGTTCCGCTATTGGGTAACAGGAAAAAGGCTATTTATCACGAAGAATTTATCTCCTGATTCCAGCATCACCAGTGGCACGGAAATCATGAGCATCAACAATATGCCTGCGGCAAAGCTGATTGACAGCTTGAATGGCTATATCACCGCGGATGGTTACAATACAACCTACAAAAGGATCTCCATGAATAATGGTGTATTTGCGGAGCGTTACCGGTTTCTGTTTCCACAAAAAGCTCCGCTGAACATGTTGATCAAATCATCAGGAAAGTCCAGAACAATCAAATTAGAACCACGTCTGGAGAAGGGCTATGACAGTGTTGGCGGCACACCACCGCCTAATGCAGAGTATAGATTACTGACTGCGGATAGCAATATCGCCTATTTCAAAGTACGCACTTTCATGAACGGGGACAATTATCCGGGCTATGAGGGCATCTTTCATGACATCGAAAGACGAAAGTTAAAGACACTGATTCTCGATTTAAGAGGAAACTTAGGCGGAGAATTGATTTGGGCAGCAAGAATTTTCAGCCATCTCTTAGATTCCCCCAGGTACTTCTGCAGGCTGCCGGAAGAGATCAAACAGCAGAAAATGCTGTACGGAAATGAGAGAATCCGGAGCTGGCTGATCAAATTATCAAAGTTAGACTACCAGAAAGTCCAGCCTTACACCTTCACATTCAAAGGCAAAATATATGTGTTGATTGACGGAGGCTCTTTCTCTGCCAGCAGTATACTTGCAGCGAACCTAAAAAGCCTGAAAAACGTGACGCTCGTTGGCGAAGAGACCGGCGGCAGTAAAAACATCATTACAGCCGGCGTAAATAACACCCTCACACTACCAACAACGCAATTATTGCTTCGGTACGGAAACGTCCCCTCTTTTTTCGGCGACCTCAGCAGTATCGATGGAAGAGGCGTTATGCCCGATGTTACCATCACCTACCAGATCGAAGACCACCTGGCAGGCAAAGACCTCGAACTAGACTGGGTGCTCGAAGATATCAAAAGAACTGCTGCACTTAACCGGTTATGA